A stretch of the Cryptosporangium phraense genome encodes the following:
- a CDS encoding SDR family NAD(P)-dependent oxidoreductase, with translation MGQLDGKTALVTGATAGIGLAAARRLADEGAHVYLTGRRQDALDAAVASIGVTATGIRADVSNLDDLDRVVATIGDRGLDVLFANAGGGEFAALEEITWEHYADTFNTNVGGTIFTVQKALPLFRRGGSIILTSSNIDTKGAASFSVYAASKAALRSFTRSWAAELVGRDIRVNSIAPGPIATPGLRGLAPDPEGAEQLLKGLASGVPMNRLGRPEEIADAVVFLASGASTYMTGAEIYVDGGASQV, from the coding sequence ATGGGACAGCTCGACGGCAAGACCGCTCTCGTCACCGGCGCCACCGCGGGGATCGGCCTCGCGGCCGCCCGCCGGTTGGCCGACGAGGGCGCGCACGTGTACCTCACCGGACGCCGCCAGGACGCCCTCGACGCCGCGGTCGCGAGCATCGGCGTCACCGCGACCGGCATCCGCGCCGACGTCAGCAACCTCGACGACCTCGACCGGGTGGTCGCGACGATCGGCGACCGCGGGCTCGACGTGCTGTTCGCCAACGCCGGCGGGGGCGAGTTCGCCGCGCTCGAGGAGATCACCTGGGAGCACTACGCCGACACGTTCAACACCAACGTCGGCGGGACGATCTTCACCGTCCAGAAGGCGCTCCCGCTGTTCCGGCGGGGCGGTTCGATCATCCTGACCAGCTCGAACATCGACACCAAGGGCGCGGCCTCGTTCAGCGTCTACGCGGCCAGCAAGGCGGCGCTGCGGTCGTTCACCCGCAGCTGGGCGGCCGAGCTGGTCGGACGGGACATCCGGGTCAACAGCATCGCGCCCGGCCCGATCGCCACCCCGGGGCTGCGCGGGCTGGCGCCCGACCCGGAGGGCGCCGAGCAGCTGCTCAAGGGCCTGGCCTCGGGCGTGCCGATGAACCGGCTCGGCCGGCCGGAGGAGATCGCCGACGCGGTCGTGTTCCTGGCCTCCGGCGCGAGCACGTACATGACCGGCGCCGAGATCTACGTCGACGGTGGCGCCAGCCAGGTCTGA
- a CDS encoding helix-turn-helix transcriptional regulator: MIDRTGLAEFLRRRRESLQPEDVGLPRGQRRRTNGLRREEAAALCHMSTDYYARLERERGPHPSEQMIASIAQGLHLSLDERDHLFRLAGHTPPARGPAGDYISPGLLRVFDRLADTPAEIVTELGETLRQTPLGVALTGDTTRYTGPARSLGYRWFTDPETRARYAREEHEFLSRMFASGLRQIATLRGPDSRAARYVALLLAESEDFRRVWDQHEVGIRPNETKRFVHPEVGDLELTCQHLVDPDQSHNLLVYTAIPGSESYDKLQLLSVIRSQTWLAPPST; this comes from the coding sequence GTGATCGATCGGACCGGGCTCGCCGAGTTCCTCCGGCGTCGGCGCGAGTCGCTGCAGCCCGAGGACGTCGGCCTTCCGCGTGGGCAGCGCCGCCGGACGAACGGCCTGCGCCGGGAAGAGGCGGCGGCGCTCTGCCACATGTCGACCGACTACTACGCGCGGCTCGAGCGGGAACGCGGGCCGCACCCGTCCGAACAGATGATCGCGTCGATCGCGCAGGGGCTCCACCTCTCGCTGGACGAGCGTGACCACCTGTTCCGGCTGGCCGGGCACACCCCGCCGGCCCGGGGTCCGGCCGGTGACTACATCAGCCCGGGCCTGCTGCGGGTGTTCGACCGGCTGGCCGACACGCCGGCCGAGATCGTCACCGAGCTCGGCGAGACGCTGCGCCAGACGCCGCTCGGCGTCGCGCTGACCGGCGACACGACCCGGTACACCGGGCCGGCCCGCAGCCTCGGCTACCGGTGGTTCACCGACCCCGAGACCCGGGCCAGATATGCCCGCGAGGAGCACGAGTTCCTCTCCCGGATGTTCGCCTCCGGCCTGCGTCAGATCGCGACGCTGCGCGGCCCGGACTCCCGGGCCGCGCGCTACGTCGCCCTGCTGCTGGCCGAGAGCGAGGACTTCCGCCGGGTCTGGGACCAGCACGAAGTCGGGATCCGTCCCAACGAGACCAAGCGGTTCGTGCACCCCGAGGTCGGTGACCTCGAGCTGACCTGCCAGCACCTGGTCGACCCCGACCAGTCGCACAACCTGCTCGTCTACACCGCGATCCCGGGCAGCGAGAGCTACGACAAGCTGCAGCTGCTCTCGGTGATCCGGAGTCAGACCTGGCTGGCGCCACCGTCGACGTAG
- a CDS encoding MarR family winged helix-turn-helix transcriptional regulator, with protein MSRSGADLALLLLGGFRTLVDAATAELGKRGFDDVRPVHDFAMRAIAAGADSASELGRRLSITKQAAAKTIAVLEERGYVRTEPDPRDARRKRLEVTDLGHQVMSTGEQIFDELRAQWAEQIGAAELATLEANLAALVGAVPVRFDTPGWIARSL; from the coding sequence ATGTCCCGCTCCGGTGCCGATCTCGCACTGCTCCTGCTCGGCGGGTTTCGGACGCTCGTGGACGCGGCGACGGCCGAGCTCGGCAAGCGCGGCTTCGACGACGTGCGGCCCGTGCACGACTTCGCGATGCGGGCGATCGCGGCCGGCGCCGACTCGGCGTCCGAGCTCGGTCGTCGGCTCTCGATCACCAAGCAGGCCGCGGCGAAGACGATCGCGGTCCTGGAGGAGCGGGGTTACGTCCGGACCGAGCCCGACCCCCGCGACGCCCGTCGCAAGCGCCTCGAGGTGACCGACCTGGGCCACCAAGTGATGAGCACCGGCGAGCAGATCTTCGACGAGCTCCGCGCCCAGTGGGCCGAGCAGATCGGCGCGGCCGAGCTGGCGACCCTGGAGGCGAACCTGGCCGCCCTGGTGGGCGCGGTCCCCGTCCGCTTCGACACCCCCGGCTGGATCGCCCGCTCCCTCTGA
- a CDS encoding TIGR03620 family F420-dependent LLM class oxidoreductase, with protein sequence MKPQLGPVGIWDMRFRGRSGPDAVAEALDAGWNTLWVPGLDGGGALDDVRKVLEAAPDSQVVTGVLNIWAQSAQELSELDEPRLTVGLGIGSPAGATARGRDYGSPIASMSAYLDEVAIPADRLLLGALGPRMVDLAVRRTAGWHPFLVTPEYVAAERQRVGEAPFLAPHQAVVLDQDPDRARATARAGIGAFIGFPTYRANLRRLGFDDDDLVPGGSDRLIDALVVHGTTDDVVRRVRAHHDAGADHVALHVLTALDSSRGIAAAFN encoded by the coding sequence ATGAAACCGCAGCTGGGCCCGGTGGGGATCTGGGACATGCGCTTCCGCGGCAGGTCCGGGCCCGACGCCGTCGCCGAAGCGCTCGACGCCGGCTGGAACACGCTCTGGGTACCGGGCCTCGACGGCGGCGGCGCGCTGGACGACGTCCGGAAAGTGCTGGAAGCGGCGCCGGACAGCCAGGTGGTGACCGGCGTTCTCAACATCTGGGCGCAGAGCGCCCAGGAGCTCAGCGAGCTGGACGAACCTCGCCTGACCGTCGGGCTCGGGATCGGGAGCCCCGCGGGGGCGACCGCCCGCGGGCGGGACTACGGAAGCCCGATCGCGTCGATGTCGGCCTACCTCGACGAGGTCGCGATCCCGGCCGACCGGCTCCTGCTCGGGGCCCTCGGCCCGCGGATGGTCGACCTCGCGGTCCGGCGGACGGCCGGCTGGCATCCGTTCCTGGTGACGCCGGAATACGTCGCGGCCGAGCGGCAGCGCGTCGGCGAGGCGCCGTTCCTGGCTCCCCACCAGGCCGTAGTGCTCGACCAGGACCCGGACCGGGCCCGCGCGACGGCCCGCGCCGGGATCGGCGCGTTCATCGGCTTCCCGACCTACCGGGCCAACCTGCGTCGGCTCGGCTTCGACGACGACGACCTGGTGCCGGGCGGCAGCGACCGGCTGATCGACGCGCTGGTCGTCCACGGCACTACCGACGACGTGGTCCGGCGGGTCCGGGCGCACCACGACGCCGGGGCCGACCACGTGGCTCTCCACGTGCTGACGGCCCTGGACTCATCCCGCGGCATCGCCGCCGCCTTCAACTGA
- a CDS encoding GlsB/YeaQ/YmgE family stress response membrane protein: MTVTGIITALVVGLIIGALGRLVVPGKQNIPIWLTIVIGIVAALLGTAIARGVGVADTKGFDWIELIFQVVLAAVGVALTAGFYGRRGGRTRAL, encoded by the coding sequence GTGACCGTCACCGGCATCATCACCGCGCTGGTCGTGGGTCTCATCATCGGAGCTCTCGGACGCCTGGTCGTCCCGGGTAAGCAGAACATTCCGATCTGGCTCACGATCGTCATCGGCATCGTCGCCGCGCTGCTCGGTACCGCGATCGCTCGCGGCGTCGGCGTCGCGGACACCAAGGGTTTCGACTGGATCGAGCTGATCTTCCAGGTCGTTCTGGCCGCCGTCGGTGTGGCGCTGACCGCCGGCTTCTACGGTCGCCGTGGAGGCCGCACCCGCGCTCTCTGA
- a CDS encoding alpha/beta fold hydrolase, whose product MFALIHGAGDVGWYWHLVEAELRATGHETVAPDLPCEDDDAGLPEYADAVAAAIGDRRDTVIVAQSLGGFVAPLVADRASVGRIVLVAPMIPAPREAPADFWANTRYADEDRESYDDVFYQDVPPALREEAWKRGRAQSEARMSEPSPLAAWPDVPTHVVIGRDDRLLPVGFLRRVARERLGVVPDELDSGHTPALSQPVKLAGLLTSYVR is encoded by the coding sequence ATGTTCGCATTGATTCACGGCGCCGGTGACGTCGGGTGGTACTGGCACCTCGTCGAGGCCGAACTGCGGGCGACGGGCCACGAGACCGTCGCGCCCGACCTACCGTGCGAGGACGACGACGCCGGGCTGCCGGAGTACGCGGACGCGGTGGCGGCGGCGATCGGCGACCGCCGGGACACGGTCATCGTCGCCCAGTCGCTCGGCGGGTTCGTCGCGCCGCTCGTCGCCGACCGGGCCTCGGTCGGCCGGATCGTCCTGGTGGCGCCGATGATCCCGGCGCCCCGGGAAGCTCCGGCCGACTTCTGGGCCAACACCCGGTACGCCGACGAAGACCGCGAGAGCTACGACGACGTCTTCTACCAGGACGTGCCCCCGGCCCTCCGAGAGGAGGCGTGGAAGCGCGGCCGCGCGCAGTCGGAGGCCCGGATGAGCGAGCCCTCACCCCTCGCCGCCTGGCCCGACGTCCCCACCCACGTCGTGATCGGACGCGACGATCGGCTGCTACCGGTGGGCTTCCTCCGCCGGGTCGCCCGGGAGCGGCTGGGCGTCGTTCCCGACGAGCTCGACAGTGGCCACACCCCGGCGCTGAGCCAACCGGTCAAGCTGGCAGGACTACTCACTTCCTACGTGCGATAA
- a CDS encoding alpha/beta fold hydrolase has protein sequence MITHHHFEGLHYVSAGEAGPPILLVHGFPESWWAFHELIPLLATDHRVFAVDLPGFGESAAGSTDSASAAEDLHRLIAHLDVGPVHLTGQDISGATVYRLAANHPDDVLSLTAIEMGLAGYGLEALADVTHGGAWYIGMLAAPGVPEMLLPGREQTFLSTLLGAGKLGAGKDVEEFARGYARPDGWSGAIGLYRSMLREGAELRALPELTVPVLAVGSAGGPFTEATMAQVATDVRSVRLDGVGHYVALEAPEDLARILREWCHVQRPSGVL, from the coding sequence ATGATCACTCACCACCACTTCGAGGGGCTGCACTACGTCTCGGCCGGCGAAGCGGGTCCGCCGATCTTGCTGGTCCACGGGTTTCCGGAGTCCTGGTGGGCCTTCCACGAGCTGATCCCGCTGCTCGCCACCGACCACCGCGTCTTCGCCGTCGACCTGCCCGGTTTCGGAGAGTCGGCGGCTGGGTCCACCGACTCGGCCTCCGCGGCCGAGGACCTGCACCGTCTGATCGCCCATCTCGACGTCGGCCCGGTGCACCTGACCGGCCAGGACATCAGCGGCGCGACCGTGTACCGGCTGGCCGCGAACCACCCCGACGACGTCCTGAGCCTCACCGCGATCGAGATGGGCCTGGCCGGCTACGGGCTCGAAGCCCTGGCCGACGTGACCCACGGCGGCGCCTGGTACATCGGGATGCTGGCCGCGCCCGGCGTCCCGGAGATGCTGCTGCCCGGCCGCGAGCAGACGTTCCTCTCGACCCTGCTCGGTGCCGGGAAACTCGGTGCCGGGAAAGACGTCGAAGAGTTCGCCCGCGGCTACGCACGGCCCGACGGCTGGAGCGGAGCGATCGGCCTGTACCGGTCGATGCTCCGGGAGGGCGCGGAGCTCCGGGCGCTGCCCGAGCTGACCGTGCCGGTGCTGGCCGTGGGCAGCGCCGGCGGACCGTTCACCGAGGCGACGATGGCGCAGGTCGCCACCGACGTCCGATCGGTGCGGCTCGACGGGGTCGGGCACTACGTCGCTCTGGAGGCGCCGGAAGACCTCGCCCGGATCCTGCGCGAGTGGTGTCACGTCCAGCGCCCCAGCGGTGTCCTGTGA
- a CDS encoding class I SAM-dependent methyltransferase, giving the protein MPDPIFDHPRLVAVYDALEGDRPDLDVYEALVAELGADKILDVGCGTGVFATRLAAAGKNVTGMDPAPGSINYARNRPGGQHVNWIRGEIRDVPSSGYDLATMTGNVAQAIIDPNKWDKTLAGVRRLLRPGGHLVFETRDPGMRAWDLWIPELTDRTVEVEGIGPVRTWTEVVDYARPLLTFRTSWVFPDSAVLTSHSTLRFRPRHEIESALRAHGYALLDVRDAPDRPGLEWVFIAQRP; this is encoded by the coding sequence ATGCCGGATCCGATCTTCGACCACCCCCGGCTGGTCGCCGTCTACGACGCGCTCGAAGGCGACCGTCCCGACCTCGACGTGTACGAGGCACTCGTCGCCGAGCTCGGCGCGGACAAGATCCTCGACGTCGGCTGCGGCACCGGCGTGTTCGCCACCCGCCTGGCCGCCGCGGGCAAGAACGTGACCGGCATGGACCCGGCCCCGGGCTCGATCAACTACGCCCGCAACCGCCCGGGCGGCCAGCACGTCAACTGGATCCGCGGCGAGATCCGGGACGTCCCCAGCAGCGGCTACGACCTGGCCACGATGACCGGCAACGTCGCCCAGGCGATCATCGACCCGAACAAGTGGGACAAGACCCTGGCCGGCGTCCGCCGGTTACTGCGCCCCGGCGGCCACCTCGTGTTCGAGACCCGCGACCCGGGCATGCGCGCCTGGGACCTCTGGATCCCCGAGCTCACCGACCGGACGGTCGAGGTCGAGGGCATCGGCCCGGTCCGCACCTGGACCGAGGTCGTCGACTACGCCCGCCCGCTGCTCACGTTCCGCACGTCGTGGGTCTTCCCCGACAGCGCGGTCCTGACGTCCCACTCCACGCTCCGCTTCCGCCCCCGCCACGAGATCGAGAGCGCCCTCCGGGCGCACGGCTACGCACTTCTCGACGTCCGGGACGCCCCGGATCGCCCCGGGCTCGAATGGGTGTTCATCGCTCAGAGACCCTGA
- a CDS encoding carboxymuconolactone decarboxylase family protein yields the protein MDARLNAFASPLTGKIVKHLASAGRVLQESSVPESTMELVRLRASQINGCGFCTDMHTKEALAAGEAVQRLLLVSAWREATVFTEAERAALELAEEGTRIADAAGGVPDDVWANAAKHFTEDELLALVANIALINAFNRMNVIIQQPAGDYVAGSLG from the coding sequence ATGGACGCCCGACTCAACGCCTTCGCCAGCCCGCTCACCGGCAAGATCGTCAAGCACCTGGCGTCGGCCGGGCGCGTGCTGCAGGAGTCCTCCGTCCCGGAGTCGACGATGGAGCTGGTCCGCCTGCGGGCGAGCCAGATCAACGGCTGCGGCTTCTGCACCGACATGCACACCAAGGAAGCGCTGGCCGCGGGCGAGGCCGTGCAGCGTCTGCTGCTGGTGTCCGCGTGGCGCGAGGCCACGGTGTTCACCGAGGCCGAGCGCGCTGCGCTCGAGCTCGCCGAGGAAGGCACCCGCATCGCCGACGCGGCCGGCGGGGTTCCCGACGACGTGTGGGCGAACGCCGCCAAGCACTTCACCGAGGACGAACTGCTCGCGCTGGTCGCCAACATCGCGCTGATCAACGCGTTCAACCGGATGAACGTGATCATCCAGCAGCCGGCTGGTGACTACGTGGCCGGTTCCCTGGGATAA
- a CDS encoding cytochrome P450, whose protein sequence is MERDGFDPVPELFALPRATRIRTPFGPDAWLVSRRDDVKAVLADTDRFSTARRLGDFPGFEDLTEEQLDRLRAGNLLSWDPPEHTRLRRFLTPEFTVRAVQRLEPRIRAIVDEHLDAMERTGPPADLVTAFALPVPSLVICELLGVPYDDRDEFQARTRDLLDVGRPMKERRRVSDESRAYMASLVAREQRKPGDALLGSLIREHGDELSADELTGIAGLLLIAGHETTANMLGLGTLALLRNPEQLARVRDDDAAVGPAVEELLRWLSIVHAGTFRTTVTEVSIGDVSIPAGELVLCSLAGANRSGASDALDVSQGTVGHLAFGYGVHHCLGAPLARAELRIAYPALLRRFPGLREIRASFRASHAIFSLAECEVDW, encoded by the coding sequence ATGGAACGGGACGGCTTCGATCCGGTCCCCGAGCTCTTCGCCCTGCCCCGGGCGACCCGGATTCGGACGCCGTTCGGCCCGGACGCCTGGCTGGTGTCCCGGCGCGACGACGTCAAGGCGGTGCTGGCCGACACCGACCGGTTCAGCACCGCCCGCCGGCTGGGCGACTTCCCCGGATTCGAGGACCTGACCGAGGAGCAGCTCGACCGCCTGCGCGCAGGCAACCTGCTCAGCTGGGACCCGCCGGAACACACCCGGCTGCGCCGGTTCCTGACGCCGGAGTTCACGGTCCGCGCCGTGCAACGGCTCGAGCCCCGGATCCGCGCGATCGTCGACGAGCACCTCGACGCGATGGAGCGCACCGGCCCTCCGGCCGATCTGGTGACGGCCTTCGCCCTGCCGGTCCCGTCGTTGGTGATCTGCGAGCTGCTCGGCGTCCCCTATGACGATCGGGACGAATTCCAAGCGCGCACCCGTGACCTGCTGGACGTCGGAAGGCCGATGAAGGAGCGTCGTCGCGTGAGCGACGAGTCGCGGGCCTACATGGCCTCGCTCGTGGCGCGGGAGCAGCGGAAGCCCGGCGACGCGCTGCTCGGGTCGTTGATCCGGGAGCACGGCGACGAACTGTCGGCGGACGAGCTGACCGGCATCGCCGGGCTGTTGCTGATCGCCGGTCACGAGACGACCGCGAACATGCTCGGGCTGGGGACGCTCGCGCTGCTGCGCAACCCCGAGCAGCTCGCGCGGGTGCGGGACGACGATGCGGCGGTGGGGCCGGCGGTGGAGGAGCTGTTGCGCTGGCTGTCGATCGTGCACGCCGGGACGTTCCGGACGACGGTGACCGAGGTGTCGATCGGGGACGTGTCGATTCCGGCCGGGGAGCTGGTGCTGTGTTCGCTGGCCGGGGCGAACCGGTCGGGTGCCTCGGATGCGCTGGACGTCAGCCAGGGGACGGTCGGGCATCTGGCGTTCGGGTACGGGGTGCATCACTGTCTGGGGGCGCCGTTGGCGCGGGCGGAGCTGCGGATCGCGTATCCGGCGCTGCTCCGGCGGTTCCCGGGGTTGCGTGAGATCCGGGCGTCGTTCCGGGCGTCCCACGCGATCTTCAGCCTGGCCGAGTGCGAGGTCGACTGGTGA
- a CDS encoding SDR family oxidoreductase — protein sequence MELTVPNLSGQRAVVTGGSDGVGLVIARRLAAAGAEVILPVRNPRKGEAAIDAIHRRTPDADVSLRALDLSSLESVAALGDALRDEGRPIHLLINNAGVMTPPDRQTTADGFELQFGTNHLGHFALVAHLLPLLRAGRARVTSQISIAANQGSINWDDLNWERSYRGGRAYSQSKIAFGLFGLELDRRSRANGWGITSNLSHPGVAPTNLLAARPEVGRSRDTAGRRIIRVLSSRGIVLGTVESAALPAVLAATTTDTAPFFGPSGLGHLGGAPAAQKLYSRLESAEEASRVWEVSEELTKVSF from the coding sequence ATGGAGCTCACCGTCCCGAATCTGTCCGGTCAGCGGGCCGTCGTCACCGGCGGCAGCGACGGCGTCGGACTCGTCATCGCCCGGAGGCTCGCCGCGGCCGGGGCCGAGGTGATCCTGCCGGTGCGCAACCCCCGCAAGGGCGAGGCCGCCATCGACGCGATCCACCGGCGGACGCCGGACGCGGACGTGTCACTGCGCGCGCTCGACCTGTCGTCGCTGGAGAGCGTGGCCGCACTGGGCGACGCGCTGCGCGACGAGGGCCGGCCGATCCACCTGCTGATCAACAACGCCGGCGTGATGACGCCACCCGACCGGCAGACGACCGCCGACGGGTTCGAGCTCCAGTTCGGCACGAACCATCTCGGTCACTTCGCGCTGGTCGCCCACCTGCTGCCGCTGCTGCGCGCCGGACGCGCCCGGGTGACCTCGCAGATCAGCATCGCGGCGAACCAGGGCTCGATCAACTGGGACGACCTGAACTGGGAGCGCTCCTACCGCGGTGGCCGGGCGTACAGCCAGTCGAAGATCGCGTTCGGGCTGTTCGGCCTGGAGCTCGACCGGCGCAGCCGGGCCAACGGCTGGGGCATCACGAGCAACCTCTCACACCCCGGTGTCGCGCCGACGAATCTGCTCGCCGCCCGGCCCGAGGTCGGCCGCAGCCGGGACACCGCGGGACGGCGGATCATCCGCGTGCTGTCCTCGCGCGGAATCGTGCTCGGCACGGTCGAGTCGGCCGCGCTCCCGGCCGTGCTGGCTGCGACGACCACCGACACCGCTCCGTTCTTCGGGCCGAGCGGGCTCGGCCATCTCGGTGGCGCGCCGGCCGCCCAGAAGCTGTACTCGCGGTTGGAGAGTGCCGAGGAGGCTTCGCGGGTCTGGGAGGTCTCGGAGGAGCTGACCAAGGTCTCTTTCTGA
- a CDS encoding TetR/AcrR family transcriptional regulator translates to MAQKTRERGRPRGFDADAALDRAVEVFWRHGYEGTSLTDLTEAMGINRPSLYAAYGNKDELFRRVVARYADIDMAYAREALAQPTAHAVIETFWRANVDALTRPDRPAGCLSIQGGLATGSDDGHVAEFLAASRRTGEAALAERLGRAVAEGDLPAGTDPVALARYVMVVSEGNAVHATAGADRAALNAVVDVALRAIQGL, encoded by the coding sequence ATGGCGCAGAAGACGCGGGAGCGCGGCCGGCCGCGCGGATTCGACGCGGACGCCGCGCTCGACCGGGCGGTCGAGGTGTTCTGGCGGCACGGCTACGAGGGCACCTCGCTCACCGACCTCACCGAGGCGATGGGCATCAACCGCCCGAGCCTCTACGCCGCCTACGGCAACAAGGACGAGCTGTTCCGGCGGGTCGTGGCCCGCTACGCCGACATCGACATGGCCTACGCGCGCGAGGCGCTCGCGCAGCCGACCGCGCACGCGGTGATCGAGACGTTCTGGCGCGCGAACGTCGACGCGCTCACCCGTCCCGACCGGCCGGCCGGGTGCCTCTCGATCCAGGGCGGGCTCGCGACCGGCAGCGACGACGGCCACGTGGCCGAGTTCCTGGCCGCCAGCAGGCGCACCGGCGAGGCCGCGCTCGCCGAGCGGCTCGGCCGCGCGGTGGCCGAGGGCGATCTGCCGGCCGGAACCGACCCGGTCGCGCTCGCGCGCTACGTGATGGTGGTCAGTGAGGGCAACGCGGTCCACGCGACCGCCGGTGCCGACCGAGCGGCTCTCAACGCGGTGGTGGACGTCGCCCTGCGCGCGATTCAGGGTCTCTGA